The proteins below are encoded in one region of Coleofasciculaceae cyanobacterium:
- a CDS encoding sugar ABC transporter permease — protein MLNKQEKLTGWLMLFPALFILSLIFIYPIARAFWLSWFTENLGTQLQPVFTGLANYQRMLGDGRFWQSLGNTSVFTVVSVVLELFLGLGVALVLNKSFFGRGVVRTIAIIPWALPTAVMGLAWAWIFNDQYGVVNDILFRLGLIDTGINWLGSPALAMVALIIADVWKTTPFISIILLAGLQSISEDLYEAHKMDGASPWQSFYQITLPLLMPQILIALLFRFAQSFGVFDLVQVMTGGGPAGSTETVSIYIYSTVMRYLDFGYGAALVVITFLLLVLAVATISLILNRIRT, from the coding sequence ATGCTTAATAAACAAGAAAAACTTACTGGCTGGCTAATGCTTTTTCCAGCTTTATTTATTTTAAGTTTAATATTTATTTATCCTATTGCCAGAGCTTTCTGGTTAAGCTGGTTTACCGAAAACTTAGGTACACAGCTACAGCCTGTTTTTACGGGTTTGGCTAATTATCAAAGGATGCTGGGAGACGGTAGATTCTGGCAAAGCTTAGGGAATACTTCTGTCTTTACAGTAGTTAGTGTAGTCTTAGAATTGTTTCTCGGCTTAGGCGTTGCCTTGGTCTTGAACAAATCCTTTTTTGGACGCGGAGTCGTGCGGACAATTGCCATTATTCCCTGGGCCTTACCTACTGCGGTTATGGGGTTAGCTTGGGCATGGATTTTCAACGATCAATATGGAGTAGTCAACGATATTCTGTTCAGGTTAGGCTTAATTGATACAGGAATTAACTGGTTAGGCTCACCTGCTTTAGCTATGGTTGCTTTAATTATTGCCGATGTTTGGAAGACTACGCCTTTCATCAGCATTATTTTACTCGCAGGTTTACAGTCGATCTCAGAAGACTTGTATGAAGCCCACAAAATGGATGGAGCAAGTCCGTGGCAAAGTTTTTATCAGATTACTCTGCCACTATTGATGCCACAAATTTTGATCGCTTTATTATTTCGATTTGCTCAGTCTTTTGGCGTTTTCGATTTAGTACAGGTAATGACTGGAGGAGGCCCCGCCGGTTCGACAGAAACAGTTTCGATTTATATTTACTCTACGGTAATGCGTTACCTAGATTTTGGTTATGGCGCAGCTTTGGTGGTAATAACTTTTCTGTTGTTGGTCTTAGCTGTGGCAACTATTTCGTTAATCTTAAACAGAATTCGTACTTAA
- a CDS encoding flavin-dependent dehydrogenase, translated as MKELAYIEIPTSDTTGVREWLKTQWQPQLGTKAATRDGIRLQFNSSAFSELSIFVWQLQRTTYLKIFQWGQSIPQEAQIKQQLIKEIRASFPQKYPVPPAIDLAQQSIFEALAQAYPKTVHFFQKMPNGEYDLNRVYWWEKRWRESVENPQQPREVIFKSNSASNNQQEYDLIYIGGALGVIHAAVMAQKGYRVLLVERLPFGRMNREWNISRDEFQSLIDLGLFTAQEFESVIAAEYIDGFSKFFDAYNPDYLKAKILHTPKVLNVAIDAEKLLRFCGDKLLQAGGEIWDETEFIRANVSDTGVTVKLTHLPTQISKQATARLLIDAMGTASPIAWQLNGGRTFDSVCPTVGAVIESGFAPEVWDKDYGDVLNSHGDISRGRQLIWELFPGGNGELTFYLFHYHQVHPKNPGSLLEMYEDFFTILPEYRRCDLEQLVWKKPTFGYIPGHFSTSDRDRTVAFDRLVTIGDAASLQSPLIFTGFGSLVRNLERLTNLLNTALQHNLLTANHLNQIRAYQSNISVTWLFSKGMMVPTGKTLPPQRINSMLNTFFGLLANESPEVADTFIKDRTDWFTFTRLALIAARKNPALLIWILEMAGSKDLIRWLGSYLTFNLDALRNLLLAGWFSGWLKQSQPWLEKQYPGLWLKLLSLNYQLRHSTKADDSKKHAHSLPNS; from the coding sequence ATGAAAGAGTTAGCCTACATCGAAATACCTACCTCAGATACAACAGGGGTAAGAGAGTGGTTAAAAACCCAATGGCAACCACAATTGGGAACAAAAGCGGCTACGCGCGATGGAATTCGCCTTCAGTTTAATTCATCAGCCTTTAGTGAACTATCAATCTTCGTCTGGCAGCTACAGCGCACTACCTATCTGAAAATCTTTCAATGGGGACAATCGATTCCCCAAGAGGCGCAAATTAAGCAGCAGTTAATTAAAGAAATTCGGGCTAGTTTTCCCCAAAAGTATCCTGTCCCACCCGCGATCGATTTAGCGCAACAGTCTATTTTTGAAGCTTTGGCACAAGCCTATCCTAAAACAGTTCATTTCTTCCAGAAAATGCCCAATGGAGAGTACGATCTCAATCGGGTTTATTGGTGGGAAAAACGCTGGCGTGAGAGTGTTGAAAATCCGCAACAGCCTCGAGAAGTAATTTTTAAAAGTAATTCAGCTTCAAATAACCAACAAGAATACGATCTGATCTATATTGGCGGTGCGTTGGGAGTGATTCACGCTGCGGTGATGGCGCAAAAAGGCTATCGAGTGCTATTGGTTGAAAGACTACCCTTTGGCAGAATGAATCGGGAATGGAATATCTCTCGGGACGAATTCCAAAGCTTGATCGATCTGGGTTTGTTTACTGCTCAAGAATTTGAATCGGTTATTGCAGCAGAATATATTGATGGCTTTAGTAAGTTTTTTGATGCCTATAATCCAGATTATTTGAAGGCTAAGATTTTACATACACCTAAAGTACTTAATGTAGCAATTGATGCAGAAAAACTGCTGCGCTTTTGTGGTGATAAACTACTTCAGGCTGGGGGCGAAATTTGGGACGAAACGGAATTTATTCGTGCTAATGTATCGGATACGGGGGTTACAGTAAAGTTAACTCATTTGCCAACCCAAATCAGCAAACAGGCAACCGCAAGGCTGCTGATAGATGCGATGGGGACAGCTTCACCTATTGCTTGGCAACTCAACGGTGGGCGTACTTTTGATAGCGTTTGTCCTACAGTTGGGGCAGTAATTGAAAGTGGTTTTGCCCCCGAAGTTTGGGATAAAGATTATGGCGATGTCTTAAATTCTCATGGCGATATATCTCGAGGCAGACAGTTAATTTGGGAACTGTTTCCTGGGGGGAACGGAGAACTGACTTTTTATCTGTTTCATTACCATCAGGTACATCCTAAAAATCCTGGTTCTCTTTTAGAGATGTATGAGGATTTCTTTACTATTTTGCCAGAATACCGTCGTTGCGATCTCGAACAACTGGTGTGGAAGAAGCCGACTTTTGGCTACATACCAGGACACTTTAGCACGAGCGATCGCGATCGTACCGTAGCCTTCGATCGTTTGGTGACGATTGGCGATGCTGCTTCTTTACAATCTCCTTTAATCTTCACAGGGTTTGGTTCATTAGTACGAAACTTAGAACGGCTGACTAACCTGCTAAATACTGCCCTACAACACAATCTACTAACTGCCAATCACTTAAATCAAATTAGAGCTTATCAAAGTAATATCTCTGTTACCTGGCTATTTTCCAAAGGAATGATGGTACCTACCGGTAAAACCCTGCCTCCCCAAAGAATTAACTCGATGCTCAATACTTTTTTTGGTTTACTGGCAAACGAATCCCCTGAAGTTGCCGACACCTTTATCAAAGATCGTACTGACTGGTTTACCTTTACTAGATTAGCGTTGATTGCTGCTCGCAAAAATCCTGCTTTATTAATTTGGATTCTGGAGATGGCAGGAAGCAAAGATCTGATCCGCTGGCTTGGTTCGTATTTAACCTTTAACCTAGATGCTTTGAGAAATCTGCTACTGGCTGGCTGGTTTTCTGGTTGGCTGAAACAATCTCAGCCTTGGTTAGAAAAGCAATATCCTGGCTTGTGGCTCAAGCTGTTAAGCTTGAATTATCAATTACGGCATTCAACCAAAGCTGACGATTCAAAGAAGCACGCTCATTCATTACCAAATAGTTAG
- a CDS encoding EAL domain-containing protein: MDTNYNQNQIMDLDRVQHILVIEDPSFVREIHLDAATYSIGRHSSNDIVLSCQKTSRNHATLLRRTDVKTNQCSYWILDGDLQGNRSRNGIYINGKKGLVHELQPGDLVHFSGDASVRYKITSELPDNITKPKELRLPHLSAESNGVINRDTFINKETVVTPEQNSSYKSNKPVEDPPNTSLAELSPQPIIEIDLYGNITYINSAGIINFKNIHHQKLKHPLLENLITQYHQGHDNIISREIEIDHKNFWQTAHYLPEKRVIRSYITDISQQKILETELQQTKSLYSKITQQIFEGIILVESATKQIVEVNSACSELLGYSNTELLQMNVYELVGESEKFASILRRIIAEKNPVEGEYLLRHQNTSLIKAIVHIDLINIGLEEKICLVIRNLVTSISPETASKIAIDLYKKELFDQQLLTAIATAKRTQKLLAIMFCKLEFLPDINVTIGIEKSHKLLLALEKRLSTCLRAGDTVIRWQEDKFALLLPQVSDIEEVTKINQRISQSVKQSFTIGNTQATINSATGIAVYPQDGVDPEILLASANTALERACNNKSSYQFYDEAMNSQALVALELEGLLEQAIEREEFQLYYQPQIDINSGIIVAVEALLRWQHPELGLVAPGNFIKLAEKTKLIVPIGEWTIRTACAQNKQWQRQALPSSKITVSLSLVQFQQPSLPQKLAEILAETELDASLLELEISAATLMDNIDHSRHLINQLKALGVKIAVDGFTTGFLALEYLKQIPLDTLKIDRSLVQQLTDSPQDLAMVTALIELGKGFNLTIVAEGVETQEQVELLRSLNCVNMQGFWFGRPLAANEASKLLQLNDSEEAMAKPKEVEKLLSNEETEKNDLDSNQK; encoded by the coding sequence ATGGATACAAATTATAACCAAAATCAGATAATGGATTTAGATCGGGTTCAACATATATTAGTAATTGAAGATCCTTCTTTTGTCAGAGAAATTCATCTTGATGCTGCTACTTACTCCATTGGTCGTCATTCCAGTAACGATATTGTTCTTTCATGCCAGAAAACTTCTCGTAATCATGCCACTCTCCTCAGAAGGACAGATGTTAAAACTAATCAATGTTCCTATTGGATTTTAGATGGAGATTTGCAGGGCAACAGAAGCAGAAACGGAATCTATATTAATGGCAAAAAAGGTTTGGTTCACGAATTGCAGCCTGGGGATCTGGTGCATTTTAGCGGAGATGCTTCGGTAAGATACAAAATTACTTCAGAGCTACCAGACAATATCACAAAACCAAAAGAGCTTAGGTTACCTCATCTTAGTGCAGAATCAAATGGCGTAATTAATCGAGACACTTTTATCAATAAAGAGACGGTTGTTACTCCTGAGCAAAATAGCAGTTATAAAAGTAATAAACCTGTTGAAGATCCGCCAAATACTTCCTTAGCTGAGCTAAGTCCGCAGCCAATTATTGAAATAGATTTATATGGCAATATTACCTACATAAATTCCGCTGGAATTATTAACTTTAAAAATATTCATCATCAAAAACTAAAGCATCCTCTCTTAGAAAATTTAATTACTCAATATCATCAGGGGCATGACAATATAATTAGCAGAGAAATTGAAATAGACCACAAAAATTTTTGGCAAACTGCTCATTATCTACCTGAAAAAAGGGTAATTAGAAGCTACATTACGGATATAAGTCAGCAGAAAATATTAGAAACTGAGTTACAGCAGACTAAATCTCTCTATAGTAAAATAACTCAACAAATCTTTGAGGGAATTATTTTAGTTGAATCAGCCACTAAGCAAATAGTCGAAGTAAATTCTGCCTGTAGCGAGTTACTAGGCTATTCCAATACTGAATTGTTACAGATGAATGTCTATGAGTTGGTTGGTGAGTCAGAAAAGTTTGCCTCAATTCTACGGAGAATCATAGCTGAGAAAAATCCTGTAGAAGGAGAATATTTGTTACGCCATCAGAACACTAGTCTGATTAAAGCTATAGTCCACATAGATTTAATTAATATCGGCTTAGAAGAGAAAATCTGCTTGGTTATTCGCAACTTAGTAACCAGTATTTCCCCAGAAACCGCTTCAAAAATAGCAATAGATCTATATAAGAAAGAATTATTTGATCAACAATTATTAACGGCGATCGCCACTGCCAAAAGAACTCAAAAACTATTGGCAATTATGTTCTGTAAGCTAGAATTTTTGCCTGATATTAATGTTACTATCGGAATAGAAAAAAGTCATAAATTATTATTAGCTTTGGAAAAAAGATTAAGCACCTGCTTACGTGCAGGTGATACAGTTATTCGTTGGCAAGAGGATAAATTTGCACTGCTATTACCTCAAGTTAGTGATATAGAAGAAGTAACCAAAATTAATCAACGAATCAGCCAATCTGTTAAACAATCTTTTACCATAGGAAACACTCAGGCTACAATCAATAGTGCTACAGGAATTGCAGTTTATCCTCAGGATGGAGTCGATCCAGAAATCTTGTTAGCTAGTGCTAATACAGCATTAGAACGCGCCTGCAACAACAAAAGCAGTTATCAATTTTATGACGAAGCCATGAATTCTCAAGCCTTGGTAGCTTTAGAATTAGAAGGTTTATTAGAACAAGCTATAGAGCGAGAAGAATTTCAACTTTATTATCAGCCACAAATTGATATCAACAGCGGCATAATTGTAGCCGTCGAGGCTTTGCTACGTTGGCAACATCCAGAATTGGGTTTGGTTGCACCAGGGAATTTTATCAAATTAGCCGAAAAAACTAAACTAATTGTGCCAATTGGCGAATGGACAATTCGCACTGCCTGCGCCCAGAACAAACAATGGCAAAGGCAAGCATTGCCTTCATCCAAGATTACTGTAAGCTTGTCTTTGGTCCAATTTCAGCAGCCAAGCCTACCACAGAAACTTGCTGAGATCTTAGCCGAAACCGAATTGGATGCCAGCTTATTAGAATTGGAAATTAGTGCTGCCACCTTGATGGATAATATAGACCATAGCCGACACTTAATTAATCAACTAAAAGCTTTAGGAGTTAAAATTGCGGTTGATGGCTTTACCACTGGATTTTTGGCTTTAGAATATCTCAAGCAAATTCCTCTTGACACTTTAAAAATAGATCGGTCTTTGGTTCAGCAACTTACCGATAGTCCTCAAGATTTAGCCATGGTGACCGCATTAATTGAATTAGGCAAAGGTTTTAATTTGACAATAGTCGCTGAAGGGGTAGAAACTCAAGAACAAGTTGAGTTGTTGCGTAGCTTGAACTGCGTGAATATGCAGGGATTCTGGTTTGGTCGTCCTTTGGCTGCCAACGAAGCTAGCAAACTGCTACAGCTGAATGATTCAGAAGAAGCAATGGCGAAACCTAAAGAAGTGGAAAAATTGTTATCGAACGAAGAAACAGAAAAAAATGATTTGGATTCTAACCAGAAGTGA
- the ald gene encoding alanine dehydrogenase: MEIGIPKETKDQEFRVGLTPNSVQALSRNHTVFVETNAGIGSGFTDEEYRAAGAKIVTDAAETWNKELVVKVKEPLSREYQYLRPQQLLFTYLHLAADRHLTKALIESGTTAIAYETVELDNGMLPLLSPMSIIAGRLSVQFGARYLEKQQGGRGVLLGGVPGVAPGQVVILGGGVVGTEAAKIAIGMGAKVQMIDINVERLSYLESLFGSRVELLYSTSAQIEQTVANADLLIGAVLVVGKKAPVLVSRSLVAQMRPGAVIIDVAVDQGGCIETLRPTSHTQPTYVEEDVVHFGVPNMPGAVPWTATQALNNSTLPYIMQLANHGLSALEKNPGLAKGLNIKNGQIIHPAVQEVFPDLV, from the coding sequence ATGGAAATAGGTATTCCGAAAGAGACTAAAGACCAAGAATTTCGTGTGGGCTTAACTCCCAATAGCGTCCAGGCGTTATCCAGAAATCACACGGTATTTGTCGAAACCAATGCCGGGATAGGGTCTGGTTTTACAGACGAGGAATATCGTGCTGCTGGGGCAAAAATCGTGACTGATGCTGCCGAAACTTGGAATAAAGAATTAGTAGTTAAAGTAAAAGAGCCTTTATCGAGGGAGTATCAATATCTTCGCCCACAACAACTGTTGTTTACCTATCTTCATCTGGCGGCCGATCGCCATTTAACCAAAGCCTTGATCGAGTCTGGCACGACGGCGATCGCTTATGAAACTGTAGAATTGGACAACGGTATGTTGCCTTTACTTTCCCCCATGAGCATAATCGCGGGGCGTTTATCGGTTCAGTTTGGTGCCAGATATCTAGAGAAACAGCAGGGAGGCAGAGGAGTCTTACTAGGCGGTGTACCAGGAGTCGCCCCAGGTCAAGTCGTAATTCTTGGCGGTGGAGTTGTTGGCACAGAAGCAGCTAAAATTGCCATTGGGATGGGGGCAAAAGTGCAAATGATTGATATCAATGTCGAACGTCTGAGCTATCTAGAAAGCCTCTTTGGTTCGCGGGTAGAACTTCTCTATAGTACTTCCGCACAAATAGAGCAGACTGTAGCAAATGCAGATTTGCTGATTGGTGCGGTATTGGTAGTTGGCAAAAAAGCTCCTGTTTTGGTATCTCGTAGTTTAGTCGCTCAAATGCGTCCTGGTGCGGTAATTATTGATGTAGCAGTAGATCAGGGTGGCTGCATCGAAACTCTGCGTCCAACTTCTCATACTCAGCCGACTTACGTTGAAGAAGACGTAGTTCATTTTGGCGTACCTAATATGCCTGGTGCAGTACCCTGGACAGCAACACAGGCTCTAAACAACAGTACTTTACCCTATATTATGCAGCTAGCGAATCATGGTTTATCGGCTTTAGAGAAAAACCCAGGTTTGGCAAAAGGATTAAATATCAAAAACGGACAAATCATTCATCCCGCAGTGCAAGAAGTTTTTCCAGATTTAGTTTAA
- a CDS encoding ABC transporter substrate-binding protein, with amino-acid sequence MFIDRLISKLNQSCFKLFQTNRWLIAFLAFVLSLQVAILPGATQQPIVIKTLIRADEAQQLQPLVNKFNQQHADIKFQIVEAPSDSNQVEDLYTSSFLLGNSPYDVVYMDIVWTPKFAAAGWLRDISERLSAEEAEQYLEADIAGGMYQDKLYRLPFRSDAGMLYYRQDLLEQAGYEPPETFDELLKISQDLQQQKLADWGYVWQGKQYEGSAAMFVEILQGSGGFWVNPDTLEVGLDRPEAIAAVEFLRETIARNISPPGVTTYAEEETRLLFQNGKVVFLRNWPYVYSLAAESAIAGKYNIKPMVHAVGQDSGATLGGWGLGIATSTQHPDAAWQVIEFLSSEDAQREFVLDTGFVPSRIALFNDPEIVAKYDYYPQLLEVVQSSALRPPIPQYAQASDILQRYLSAAITGKITPEQAMQTAANETRNLFTK; translated from the coding sequence ATGTTTATCGATCGTTTAATCTCAAAACTCAATCAAAGTTGCTTCAAGTTATTCCAAACCAATCGCTGGTTAATTGCCTTTTTGGCTTTTGTGCTGTCGCTCCAAGTTGCTATTTTACCTGGCGCGACTCAGCAACCTATCGTCATTAAAACTTTGATTCGTGCAGATGAGGCTCAACAGTTACAGCCTCTGGTTAATAAATTTAATCAGCAGCACGCAGATATTAAATTTCAAATTGTCGAAGCTCCCAGCGATAGCAATCAAGTTGAAGACTTATATACATCTTCCTTTTTATTAGGCAATTCTCCTTATGATGTGGTTTACATGGATATTGTCTGGACTCCTAAATTTGCTGCTGCGGGATGGTTAAGAGATATTTCAGAGCGCCTATCTGCCGAGGAAGCCGAACAATATCTTGAGGCAGACATAGCAGGGGGAATGTACCAGGATAAGCTATATCGCCTTCCCTTCCGTTCTGATGCAGGAATGCTTTACTATCGTCAGGATTTACTAGAACAAGCAGGATATGAACCCCCAGAAACCTTTGATGAACTACTAAAAATCTCCCAGGATTTGCAGCAGCAGAAATTAGCAGACTGGGGATACGTATGGCAGGGTAAACAATACGAAGGATCGGCTGCCATGTTTGTGGAAATATTGCAGGGTAGTGGTGGTTTTTGGGTTAATCCAGATACTTTAGAAGTTGGGTTAGATCGACCAGAAGCGATCGCCGCCGTCGAGTTTTTACGGGAGACGATCGCCCGTAATATTTCTCCCCCAGGTGTTACTACTTATGCCGAAGAAGAGACTCGTTTATTGTTCCAGAATGGCAAGGTGGTTTTCTTGAGAAATTGGCCTTACGTTTATAGCTTGGCAGCCGAATCGGCGATCGCCGGGAAATACAATATTAAGCCAATGGTTCATGCCGTCGGCCAAGATAGCGGGGCAACTTTAGGAGGCTGGGGATTAGGCATTGCTACCAGCACGCAACACCCCGATGCGGCGTGGCAGGTAATTGAATTTCTCAGCAGTGAAGATGCTCAACGAGAATTTGTTTTAGATACTGGTTTTGTCCCCAGTCGTATCGCCTTGTTTAACGATCCTGAAATTGTAGCTAAATACGATTATTACCCTCAGCTACTAGAAGTAGTGCAAAGTTCGGCTCTGCGGCCTCCCATCCCTCAATATGCTCAAGCCTCAGATATCCTACAACGTTACCTAAGTGCTGCCATTACTGGCAAAATAACTCCTGAACAAGCAATGCAAACTGCTGCCAATGAAACTCGAAATTTATTTACCAAATAA
- a CDS encoding YifB family Mg chelatase-like AAA ATPase has translation MLARVWSAAIAGINAVKVGVEVDVSGGLPKIIVVGLPDVAIQESRERVKAALKNADFAFPVRKIVINLTPADLRKEGPCFDLPISVGILAASEQVDPQLLGDYLFYGEVSLDGTLRPVSGVLPIAAAASRMGIAGLVLPLGNAREAAVVNDINVYGFENLRQVANFLNQPDKYQPVIVENSLAKEQPLTHIPNLKDVKGQVQGRRALEIAAAGGHNLIFVGPPGSGKTMLAQRLPGILPSLSFPEALEVSQIHSVAGLLTDRGQLITQRPFRSPHHSASGPSLVGGGTYPRPGEISLAHKGILFLDELTEFKRNVLEYLRQPLEDGQVTISRTRQSVVFPAQFTLVASTNPCPCGYFGDPIQNCTCSGRQRENYWAKLSGPLMDRIDLQVAVNRLKPEEMMRQTMGEDTAAVSQRVMAARKLAEQRFESETGISCNAEMRSQHLREFCVLDDVSRNLLESAIRKLGLSARAMDRVLKVSRTIADLAGDRDLQSKHLAEAIQYRTIDRMQ, from the coding sequence ATGTTGGCAAGGGTTTGGAGCGCAGCGATCGCAGGTATTAACGCGGTTAAAGTAGGTGTTGAAGTCGATGTTTCAGGAGGACTGCCAAAAATTATTGTGGTCGGATTACCTGATGTCGCAATTCAAGAATCGAGAGAGCGAGTCAAAGCAGCGCTTAAAAATGCTGATTTTGCTTTTCCCGTGCGTAAAATTGTGATTAATCTTACTCCTGCCGATCTACGCAAAGAGGGACCATGTTTTGATTTACCCATTAGCGTCGGAATTTTAGCAGCATCCGAACAAGTAGATCCTCAGCTATTAGGAGACTATCTGTTTTATGGCGAGGTTTCCTTGGATGGTACTTTAAGACCAGTATCAGGAGTACTACCGATCGCAGCAGCAGCGTCAAGAATGGGTATTGCGGGATTGGTATTGCCGCTGGGTAATGCTCGAGAAGCAGCGGTAGTTAACGATATTAATGTATACGGATTTGAGAATCTTAGACAAGTAGCCAACTTTCTCAATCAGCCAGACAAATACCAGCCTGTAATAGTTGAAAATTCACTGGCAAAAGAGCAACCTCTGACTCACATCCCAAATCTAAAAGATGTTAAAGGACAGGTACAGGGAAGACGCGCTTTAGAAATTGCCGCAGCAGGAGGACATAACTTAATCTTTGTTGGGCCTCCAGGCAGCGGTAAAACGATGCTGGCACAACGCCTTCCAGGAATTTTGCCGAGTCTTTCTTTTCCTGAAGCCCTGGAAGTTTCTCAAATTCACTCTGTTGCTGGCTTACTTACGGATCGAGGGCAGTTAATTACGCAAAGACCTTTCCGTAGTCCCCACCATTCCGCTTCAGGACCATCTTTAGTAGGCGGGGGGACTTATCCTCGTCCTGGTGAAATATCTTTAGCTCACAAAGGTATACTTTTTTTGGATGAGCTGACAGAGTTTAAACGCAACGTACTGGAGTATTTACGCCAACCCCTAGAAGATGGTCAGGTAACAATTTCTCGGACTCGCCAGTCAGTGGTTTTTCCAGCACAATTTACCCTGGTTGCTAGTACCAACCCCTGTCCCTGTGGTTATTTTGGCGATCCAATCCAAAATTGTACTTGCTCTGGGCGACAGAGAGAAAACTACTGGGCAAAATTATCTGGACCATTGATGGATCGCATCGACCTTCAGGTAGCAGTAAATCGTCTCAAGCCAGAAGAAATGATGAGACAAACTATGGGAGAAGACACGGCGGCAGTTAGTCAGAGGGTAATGGCTGCGCGTAAGCTGGCAGAACAAAGGTTTGAGTCAGAAACGGGAATTAGCTGTAATGCGGAAATGCGATCGCAGCACCTGAGAGAATTTTGTGTCCTGGATGATGTCAGTCGCAACTTACTAGAATCAGCAATACGTAAATTGGGTTTATCTGCTAGGGCGATGGATCGGGTGTTAAAAGTATCCCGCACAATTGCCGATCTAGCGGGCGATCGCGATTTGCAGAGTAAACATTTAGCCGAAGCAATTCAATATCGCACTATAGACAGGATGCAGTAG
- a CDS encoding M42 family peptidase: METNGSKPAKDYDRLFKKIQELVLCHSPSGMETEVDRIILKQFKSLNLETWQDRAGNVIAKIPGQSEGAIAITAHKDEIGMIVKSIDADGCLQVRRLGGSFPWVYGEGVVDILGDREVISGILSFGSRHVSHESPQKAQQLDTPLNWEDAWVETKCSLEELTTCGVRPGTRVVIGKHRKQPFRLKDYIASYTLDNKASVAILLSLASKIASPPVDIYLVASAKEEVGAIGALYFSQNQTLDALIALEICPLADEYPIESGIAPVLLSQDNYGVYDEFLNAEIRTAATQAEIPLQLAVIDSFGSDASIAMKFGHVSRGACLSFPTQNTHGYEIAHLGAIANCIEILATYCMTI, translated from the coding sequence ATGGAAACCAATGGTAGCAAGCCCGCTAAAGATTATGATCGCCTGTTTAAGAAAATCCAAGAATTAGTTTTGTGTCATTCTCCTAGCGGCATGGAAACAGAGGTGGATCGAATCATACTGAAGCAGTTCAAATCTTTAAACCTAGAAACTTGGCAGGATCGCGCGGGCAACGTAATTGCTAAAATTCCTGGTCAATCCGAGGGAGCGATCGCGATTACCGCCCATAAGGATGAAATTGGAATGATTGTTAAGTCCATTGATGCCGATGGTTGTTTACAGGTGCGCCGTTTAGGAGGTTCATTTCCCTGGGTATATGGCGAAGGGGTAGTTGATATCTTAGGCGATCGAGAAGTGATTAGCGGTATTCTCTCTTTTGGCTCACGTCACGTTTCTCACGAATCACCGCAAAAAGCTCAGCAGCTAGACACGCCTTTGAATTGGGAGGATGCTTGGGTAGAAACTAAGTGTAGTCTGGAAGAATTAACTACTTGTGGGGTACGCCCTGGTACTAGGGTAGTCATCGGCAAACATCGCAAACAGCCTTTCCGTCTCAAAGACTATATTGCTAGCTATACCTTAGATAATAAAGCTTCCGTGGCTATTTTACTGTCTCTTGCATCCAAGATAGCCAGCCCTCCTGTAGATATTTATTTAGTAGCATCGGCAAAGGAAGAAGTCGGCGCAATTGGCGCACTATACTTTAGCCAAAACCAGACTTTAGATGCCCTAATTGCCCTAGAAATTTGTCCCTTAGCCGATGAATACCCAATTGAATCGGGTATTGCCCCTGTTTTGTTATCTCAAGACAACTACGGCGTTTATGACGAGTTCCTCAATGCGGAAATTCGTACCGCAGCAACTCAAGCCGAAATTCCCCTACAGCTAGCCGTAATCGATAGTTTTGGTAGTGATGCCTCGATCGCGATGAAGTTTGGTCATGTTTCTCGAGGTGCTTGTCTAAGTTTCCCTACCCAGAATACCCACGGTTATGAAATTGCTCATTTAGGTGCGATCGCTAACTGCATTGAAATTTTAGCTACTTACTGTATGACTATCTAA